A stretch of Ranitomeya variabilis isolate aRanVar5 chromosome 3, aRanVar5.hap1, whole genome shotgun sequence DNA encodes these proteins:
- the LOC143817713 gene encoding uncharacterized protein LOC143817713 — MIIKNTIRVVVEDGAKNNVVYVVRDLLEGKAGAHRTDIFSVNEFHNQGIYDVTFVSEPCCLTVFEWLRSHDGDPCLGGVRVEPLFGLMEKIVTVTVYNPYTEVRLLEQFLARYCEYVKSGEKQRNCLGIFNCKYVFRVKLRKDPSCLGGFTHPPANFSVAGHRGFLSYAGQPLYCRKCFQFGHLQNTCEKGMVCRNCKQEGHAAAQCPMPRECDQCGNTGHLYKDCPYGVPRRPTREEERREEEEKKRKEERRQEEKKREEEVKKREERKREESEASAQQSAEVIPPSMVERRRDRRQEDKEAERRKEELEDKLFWRAAKQEERAMVKNKKKKKEAPVTKDEELGGLMDFDTSGAEEMAASLILDSDPESIGVFSSEEEPGGRKCPREGGGEICDEGGGPQRKAGQKKARVEECMEVSGSESCSAQMVEENSGGAV, encoded by the coding sequence atgattatcaagaatacgattcgtgtggtcgtggaggatggtgccaaaaacaacgtggtgtatgtggttcgtgacctgctggagggaaaggctggagctcatcggactgacattttcagtgtgaatgaatttcacaaccaaggtatatatgacgttacctttgtgagtgagccttgctgtctaactgtcttcgagtggttaagaagccatgatggtgatccctgcctggggggagtgcgggtggagcctctgtttgggctcatggagaaaattgtgactgttaccgtgtataatccttacacagaagtaaggctgctggagcagttcctggctcggtactgtgaatatgtgaaaagtggagagaaacagagaaattgtttgggcatttttaattgtaaatatgtgtttcgtgtgaaactgaggaaagacccaagctgtttgggaggtttcacccatcccccggcgaacttttcagtggcgggtcataggggctttctgtcgtatgcagggcagcctctatactgcaggaagtgtttccaatttgggcacttacagaataCGTGTGAGAAaggcatggtttgtcgtaactgcaagcaagaaggccatgcagcggctcagtgtccgatgccacgtgaatgtgaccagtgtggtaatacagggcacctgtataaggactgtccatatggtgtgccaaggaggccaactagagaggaggagaggcgggaggaggaagaaaaaaaacgtaaggaggagcggaggcaggaggaaaaaaagagagaggaggaggttaagaaacgggaggagaggaagcgggaggaaagcgaggcatctgcgcagcaaagcgctgaggtaattccgccctccatggttgagaggcggcgggatagacggcaggaggacaaggaggctgaaaggaggaaggaggagctggaagacaagttattctggagagccgcaaagcaagaagagcgtgctatggttaaaaataaaaagaaaaaaaaggaggccccagttaccaaagatgaggagttgggtggtttgatggattttgacacttctggggcggaggagatggctgcgtcgttgattcttgattctgatccagaaagcattggcgttttttcctcagaagaggagcctggaggtcgaaagtgtcccagggagggtggtggggaaatctgtgatgaaggtggagggccccagaggaaggctgggcagaagaaggcgcgtgtggaggagtgtatggaggtcagcggctctgaaagctgctcagcgcagatggtggaggagaacagtggcggtgctgtgtag